From the genome of Tautonia marina, one region includes:
- a CDS encoding class I SAM-dependent methyltransferase encodes MSLAGTQHLYSSYTASIPHTHTYLWPPVFRQLGARPEIRTILDAGCGNGAFASALEDRGYQVFGIDLEESGVAIARDQCPSIPFEVASVYDDLREPFDRTFDAIVALEVIEHLYDPRRFLARAFEALEPGGSLVLSTPYHGYLKNLALAATGKLDQHFTALWDGGHIKFWSRKTLSTLLEEAGFEVTAFEGAGRLPWLWMSMVLVGRRP; translated from the coding sequence ATGAGCCTCGCCGGGACACAGCACCTCTATTCGTCATACACCGCGTCGATCCCGCATACGCATACGTATCTGTGGCCTCCGGTTTTTCGGCAATTGGGCGCGCGGCCGGAAATTCGGACGATTCTCGATGCCGGATGCGGCAACGGGGCGTTTGCCTCGGCGCTGGAAGATCGGGGGTATCAGGTCTTCGGGATCGACCTGGAAGAATCGGGCGTGGCGATTGCTCGGGATCAGTGCCCAAGCATTCCGTTCGAGGTCGCCTCGGTTTACGATGACCTGCGGGAACCGTTCGACCGGACCTTCGACGCCATTGTTGCGCTCGAAGTGATTGAACATCTGTATGACCCCCGACGATTTCTGGCCCGAGCCTTCGAGGCGCTGGAACCAGGGGGAAGCCTGGTGCTCTCGACACCGTACCACGGCTACTTGAAGAACCTGGCCCTGGCGGCGACGGGAAAGCTGGACCAGCACTTCACGGCGCTCTGGGACGGGGGACATATCAAGTTCTGGTCGCGCAAGACACTCTCGACCCTGCTGGAGGAGGCCGGGTTTGAGGTGACGGCATTTGAAGGAGCCGGGCGGTTGCCCTGGCTCTGGATGTCGATGGTGCTGGTCGGCCGTCGGCCGTGA
- a CDS encoding glycosyltransferase family 4 protein has translation MVACPDARPPAYQAVVGLADRGQLDTFLTGFYYRGTERWSRLGAAVAPGWFARAERSLKRRHLDEIPGDRVRPTLAFDTSLALERRLSGRWAKGRGGLARWRTDRFDRTLARTIRETLPDTALIFSDVGSVHALPECRRQGVFAVLSMVHGDIREERRILIEEAERSPEVFHLYLGDEPIDRGELDWLHERRLQDLELADRILVPSEHIAGELRKHGIPGDRIRVIPYAADTRRFRPKDGKTHGSSCTFLFAGGISQRKGIAYLLRAWQQVRRPGWRLQLLGAAPRILGPLAGLMEGVELLGRVPHGEVPGVMASADVFVFPSLFEGSAVVTYEALASGLPSVVTPSSGSVARDGVDGIVVPPADVEALAMAMERLGRNPELRASYGVAARLRAEAFDWTRYHRSVADAVTAGVPEHG, from the coding sequence GTGGTGGCGTGTCCGGATGCGCGGCCGCCGGCCTATCAGGCGGTGGTCGGGCTGGCGGATCGCGGGCAACTCGACACGTTTCTCACCGGGTTCTATTACCGAGGTACCGAGCGATGGAGCCGCCTGGGAGCGGCGGTCGCGCCGGGGTGGTTCGCTCGGGCCGAGCGATCACTCAAGCGGCGGCACCTGGATGAGATTCCGGGGGATCGAGTTCGACCAACCCTGGCGTTTGACACGAGCCTGGCGCTGGAGCGAAGGCTCTCGGGGCGCTGGGCGAAAGGGCGGGGAGGGCTGGCTCGGTGGCGAACCGATCGGTTTGATCGCACCCTCGCCCGAACGATCCGAGAGACCCTGCCCGATACGGCCCTGATTTTCAGTGATGTGGGATCGGTGCATGCCCTGCCCGAGTGCCGGCGGCAGGGGGTCTTCGCCGTGTTGAGCATGGTGCACGGCGACATCCGCGAGGAGCGGCGCATCTTGATCGAGGAGGCGGAACGATCGCCCGAGGTGTTTCACCTTTACCTGGGCGACGAGCCGATCGACCGAGGAGAACTGGACTGGCTGCACGAGCGTCGCCTGCAAGACCTGGAACTGGCCGACCGAATTCTGGTCCCTTCGGAGCACATTGCCGGAGAATTACGCAAGCATGGGATACCGGGAGATCGAATCCGGGTGATTCCGTACGCGGCTGATACCCGGCGATTTCGGCCGAAGGACGGGAAAACGCATGGATCATCTTGCACCTTCCTGTTTGCGGGAGGAATCAGTCAGCGGAAGGGAATTGCCTACCTCCTGCGGGCCTGGCAACAGGTGAGACGACCGGGGTGGCGGTTGCAACTGCTGGGGGCGGCGCCACGGATTCTTGGCCCGCTGGCGGGATTGATGGAGGGGGTCGAACTGCTTGGCCGGGTGCCGCACGGCGAAGTGCCGGGGGTGATGGCATCGGCAGACGTGTTTGTGTTCCCGTCGTTGTTCGAAGGGTCGGCGGTGGTGACGTACGAGGCGTTGGCGAGCGGCTTGCCGAGTGTGGTGACACCGTCGTCGGGTTCGGTGGCAAGGGATGGCGTGGACGGAATTGTGGTGCCTCCGGCCGACGTGGAGGCGCTGGCGATGGCAATGGAACGGCTCGGGAGGAACCCGGAACTGAGGGCGTCGTATGGAGTGGCGGCGCGGTTGAGGGCCGAGGCGTTTGACTGGACGCGGTATCACCGCTCGGTGGCTGATGCGGTCACGGCGGGAGTGCCGGAGCACGGATGA
- a CDS encoding glycosyltransferase family 4 protein: MKLAISFTNLGPYHLARLRAAAMQLATQGGRVVAIETAGTERRYPWQADQRAEPFDRIVLFPGKVLEDLTDQDCALAMEEVLDAQHPDAVAVSGYVRPEVMAAARWARRMGRPSVLMSESQEIDRPRQWWKEAIKRHRLRVFDAALVGGASHQAYLEVLGMPSDRITMGYNAVDNAAFANRTDAARRSPEGRNGIPDRPYFLSVCRFAEEKNLPMLIDAYGEYCQRVGRANAWDLILCGGGPEELAVQRAVTRCGAGQGIHRPGFLQEEELAPWYAFASAFVLASVSEPWGLVVNEAAASGLPLLVSDRVGAAGTLVPEPTGTTGMQFDPTRVEAIAEALTWMATRSDSERESMGERAAECVADWGPERFGKGLLDAVDRAVAARTRPKLRRAS, from the coding sequence ATGAAACTTGCGATCAGCTTCACCAACCTTGGCCCGTACCACCTGGCTCGGTTGCGGGCCGCGGCGATGCAGTTGGCAACGCAAGGAGGGCGGGTCGTCGCCATCGAAACGGCAGGGACCGAACGTCGCTATCCGTGGCAAGCGGACCAGCGGGCGGAGCCGTTTGATCGGATCGTCCTGTTCCCCGGGAAAGTGCTGGAAGACCTGACCGACCAGGATTGTGCGCTGGCGATGGAGGAAGTGCTCGATGCTCAGCACCCCGACGCGGTCGCCGTCAGCGGCTATGTTCGGCCCGAGGTGATGGCCGCGGCCCGGTGGGCGCGACGGATGGGAAGGCCGTCGGTGCTGATGTCAGAAAGTCAGGAGATCGACCGCCCGCGCCAGTGGTGGAAGGAGGCCATCAAGCGGCATCGGCTGCGGGTCTTCGATGCCGCCCTGGTGGGAGGGGCAAGTCACCAGGCTTACCTGGAAGTGCTGGGGATGCCGAGCGATCGGATCACGATGGGATATAACGCGGTCGATAACGCCGCCTTCGCCAACCGAACCGACGCGGCGCGACGGTCGCCCGAGGGACGGAACGGCATTCCGGATCGGCCGTACTTCCTGAGTGTTTGCCGGTTTGCCGAGGAAAAGAATCTGCCGATGCTGATCGATGCTTACGGAGAATACTGCCAGCGAGTGGGTCGAGCAAATGCCTGGGATCTGATCCTGTGTGGTGGGGGACCGGAAGAACTGGCGGTTCAGCGGGCCGTGACTCGGTGTGGGGCAGGGCAGGGGATTCATCGGCCGGGCTTCCTGCAAGAGGAGGAGCTGGCGCCCTGGTATGCGTTCGCATCGGCGTTTGTGCTGGCGAGCGTTTCGGAACCGTGGGGCCTGGTGGTCAACGAGGCCGCGGCGAGCGGGTTGCCCCTGCTGGTCAGTGATCGGGTCGGGGCGGCGGGCACGCTGGTTCCGGAACCGACGGGCACGACGGGGATGCAGTTTGATCCGACTCGGGTCGAGGCGATTGCCGAGGCCCTGACCTGGATGGCGACCCGGTCGGACTCGGAACGCGAGAGCATGGGAGAACGAGCCGCCGAGTGTGTGGCCGATTGGGGGCCCGAACGATTCGGGAAGGGATTGCTGGACGCAGTCGATCGCGCGGTCGCGGCGCGGACCCGACCGAAGTTGCGGCGGGCCTCGTAA
- a CDS encoding glycosyltransferase: protein MSARTITATASQQTADTSRPTRTGWLHLCNGLDPRRDGGMVPSILGMTGALAGRGEERVEIVTPTPSRREALELPVGLTLHGPETDLDASVRQAEVVHIHGLWQYQTRRGAAVARQSGVPYLIAAHGMAEPWAMKHKALKKRVYTALIEGKNLKQASSLHALSRPEIGHLRALAPNATVCFVPNGVDLGPFDDLPDRSELEAEHPELVGKFCLLFFGRLHVKKGLDLLAEAMGRLARAHPEVHILLAGHDDGALSPFLTQMEGKGLEDRVTQLGHVSGSAARRVWGAADAFVLPSYSEGFSMAILEALAARLPVVVTTACHFAELDRSGGGIVIEPTQDGVTEGLRSLLERSHEERATLGNRGRELVESQYTWDRQAERLAEVYRWLAGGGPRPEAVEAAD, encoded by the coding sequence ATGTCGGCACGGACCATCACCGCAACCGCCTCCCAGCAAACGGCGGACACGTCACGCCCAACCCGGACAGGCTGGCTGCACCTGTGCAACGGACTCGATCCGAGACGAGACGGGGGCATGGTGCCGAGCATTCTGGGCATGACCGGTGCGCTGGCCGGTCGAGGTGAGGAACGGGTCGAGATCGTGACGCCGACCCCATCACGGCGTGAGGCACTGGAGTTGCCGGTGGGCCTGACCCTGCATGGCCCGGAAACGGATCTTGATGCGAGTGTGCGACAAGCGGAGGTGGTTCACATCCACGGCCTCTGGCAATACCAGACCCGGCGAGGGGCGGCGGTGGCCCGACAGTCGGGAGTGCCCTACTTGATCGCGGCGCACGGGATGGCCGAGCCGTGGGCCATGAAGCACAAGGCGCTCAAGAAGCGGGTGTATACGGCCCTGATCGAAGGGAAGAATCTGAAGCAGGCGTCGTCCTTGCACGCGCTCTCACGTCCTGAAATTGGACACCTGCGTGCCCTGGCGCCCAACGCAACGGTCTGCTTCGTGCCGAACGGGGTGGACCTGGGGCCGTTCGACGACTTGCCGGATCGGTCGGAGCTGGAAGCGGAGCATCCGGAGCTGGTTGGGAAGTTCTGTCTCCTGTTCTTCGGCCGACTGCACGTAAAAAAGGGGCTCGACCTGCTGGCCGAGGCGATGGGGAGGCTGGCGAGGGCACATCCGGAGGTTCATATCCTGCTTGCCGGGCACGACGACGGAGCGTTGTCGCCATTCTTGACGCAGATGGAGGGGAAGGGCCTGGAGGATCGGGTGACGCAGCTTGGTCACGTTTCCGGGAGCGCCGCCAGGCGGGTCTGGGGGGCAGCGGATGCGTTTGTACTGCCCAGTTACAGCGAAGGGTTCAGCATGGCGATTCTGGAGGCGCTGGCGGCTCGCTTGCCGGTGGTGGTGACAACCGCCTGTCACTTCGCGGAACTGGACCGGTCCGGGGGCGGGATCGTGATCGAGCCGACCCAGGACGGGGTGACGGAGGGGCTTCGGTCGCTGCTGGAACGATCACACGAGGAACGGGCCACGCTCGGGAATCGAGGACGGGAACTGGTTGAGTCGCAGTACACCTGGGATCGTCAGGCGGAACGATTGGCCGAGGTCTACCGATGGCTCGCCGGGGGCGGCCCGAGGCCCGAAGCGGTCGAGGCGGCCGACTGA
- a CDS encoding glycosyltransferase family 2 protein, with protein sequence MASIVETESEPRDATQTARVPVSVIVPVKNEAENLRRCLPALAWADEVFVVDSQSDDATAFVAEEHGATVVQFQFNGVYPKKKNWSLDTLPFRNDWVLIVDADEVVPPELAEEIERRIAADEADGYELNMKYYFLGRRIRHCGYAECWNLRFFKHRLGRYERMPVTPGARTGDNEAHEHVELHGRVGRLTHELDHYAYPTIDAWVEKHNRYASWEAEQYERFLNEPIPSGIGRGKRFKRFLKKVYLRLPMRPVIRFVYAYIFRLGFLDGKPGLVFCGLLSVYDFLCWAKVYERKVLESSGTEGFGQDC encoded by the coding sequence ATGGCGAGCATCGTCGAAACCGAATCCGAACCTCGGGACGCAACGCAGACGGCTCGGGTGCCGGTGAGCGTGATCGTGCCGGTGAAGAACGAGGCCGAGAACCTCAGGCGATGCCTGCCGGCCCTGGCCTGGGCGGACGAGGTGTTCGTGGTCGATAGTCAGAGTGACGACGCCACCGCGTTTGTGGCCGAGGAGCATGGCGCAACGGTCGTGCAATTCCAGTTCAACGGGGTGTATCCGAAGAAAAAGAACTGGTCGCTCGACACCTTGCCTTTTCGTAACGATTGGGTGTTGATCGTCGATGCCGACGAGGTCGTTCCCCCCGAACTTGCCGAGGAGATCGAGCGTCGGATCGCCGCCGACGAGGCGGACGGCTATGAATTGAACATGAAGTACTACTTTCTCGGCCGTCGCATTCGCCATTGCGGCTACGCCGAGTGCTGGAACCTGCGCTTTTTCAAGCATCGCCTGGGGCGTTACGAGCGGATGCCCGTCACACCAGGGGCCCGAACCGGCGATAACGAGGCGCATGAGCATGTTGAGCTGCACGGGCGTGTCGGCCGCTTGACGCATGAACTGGACCACTACGCCTATCCGACGATCGACGCCTGGGTCGAAAAACACAACCGCTACGCCTCGTGGGAAGCGGAGCAATACGAGCGGTTTTTGAACGAGCCGATCCCGAGCGGCATCGGCCGGGGGAAACGGTTCAAACGCTTCTTGAAGAAGGTTTATCTGCGGCTGCCGATGCGGCCCGTGATTCGCTTCGTGTATGCCTATATCTTCCGGCTCGGTTTTCTCGACGGGAAGCCGGGGCTGGTGTTCTGCGGGTTGTTGTCGGTGTACGACTTTCTTTGCTGGGCCAAGGTGTATGAGCGGAAGGTGTTGGAATCGAGTGGGACTGAGGGCTTTGGTCAGGATTGCTGA
- a CDS encoding collagen-like protein: MANTRAFRPRSVEGLEDRVLLSTFGRAVPAEVASIEPNRPSLASRIAARLSTASEVQSVPTSSTVLVDGRLPWNVSGVARLTFTVYASETSDEILFQETQRVVIRHGAYQVRLGAETPGGIPSSLATENDSLYMAAARVFRPNRELGPRTPIAASAFSLEPGPPGPEGPPGPVGPEGPQGEQGPVGPEGPQGDQGPVGPEGPQGEAGPIGPEGPQGEQGPVGPEGPQGVPGPMGPSGVIQAFYLPGISQTPTFDVAFLSPAQNVFVEAGQAVYVSASIELGTGLSLGEGALTLGIGVIEPDTVSGLPTLITPFNSIAQSPLSREIYTLSALYTVVETGVYSFGMAGNSAAPNWLGGFAAATTVLVIQPGSMPV; this comes from the coding sequence ATGGCCAACACGCGAGCGTTTCGTCCTCGATCGGTCGAGGGCTTGGAGGATCGGGTCCTGCTCAGCACCTTCGGCCGCGCGGTCCCGGCCGAGGTTGCTTCCATCGAGCCGAATCGACCCTCCCTGGCGAGCAGGATTGCCGCCCGACTCTCAACGGCTTCAGAAGTTCAAAGCGTTCCAACCTCCTCCACGGTCCTCGTGGACGGTCGGCTCCCCTGGAATGTCTCCGGGGTCGCTCGGCTGACGTTCACCGTGTATGCCTCGGAAACCAGCGACGAAATCCTGTTCCAGGAAACGCAACGCGTGGTCATCCGGCACGGCGCCTACCAGGTGCGGCTCGGGGCCGAGACACCGGGAGGAATTCCGTCCTCACTGGCAACCGAGAACGACTCACTCTACATGGCCGCCGCCCGAGTCTTCCGGCCCAATCGAGAGCTCGGCCCCCGCACCCCGATCGCCGCCTCGGCCTTTAGCCTCGAACCCGGACCTCCCGGCCCCGAAGGCCCTCCCGGCCCGGTCGGCCCCGAAGGCCCTCAAGGCGAACAAGGCCCGGTCGGCCCCGAAGGACCACAGGGTGACCAGGGCCCCGTTGGTCCTGAAGGCCCTCAGGGTGAAGCAGGACCCATCGGCCCCGAAGGCCCCCAGGGTGAGCAAGGCCCGGTCGGCCCCGAAGGACCCCAGGGCGTACCCGGGCCGATGGGACCAAGTGGCGTGATCCAGGCATTCTACCTGCCGGGAATCAGTCAAACCCCCACCTTTGACGTGGCCTTCCTCAGCCCGGCTCAAAACGTTTTCGTCGAGGCGGGGCAGGCGGTCTACGTCTCCGCCTCGATCGAGCTGGGCACTGGGTTGAGTCTCGGCGAAGGGGCCCTGACCCTGGGCATCGGGGTCATCGAGCCCGACACCGTCTCGGGCCTTCCGACCTTAATCACCCCATTCAATTCGATCGCCCAATCCCCGCTCTCCCGAGAGATCTACACCCTCAGCGCCCTTTACACCGTGGTGGAGACTGGTGTCTACAGCTTCGGAATGGCTGGCAATTCCGCCGCACCCAACTGGCTGGGTGGCTTCGCCGCCGCAACCACCGTACTGGTGATCCAGCCGGGAAGTATGCCCGTCTAA
- a CDS encoding glycosyltransferase family 4 protein has protein sequence MAEAPPTVALLAGHISQRGEVRRLAQLVDRLAHRSVAALVICAGGAADLRELNVPVLEDPWLNRPWLSRIAVRRLLVDESETRISLVHALHDEVAEAAARLSAARAVPLIRTIEDDPPADTSLRLHVPQLTTVVVPDDGLRQRLVDRSFLSESFFQVIPPGIDPAIGARTENDPLASSRLPVIGAIGRFGPSSGFETFLDAIFRIVEAGRDIEFLIGGLGPGEPRLRRRAHRLELTDRLTFAPPAALESAFWRVMTLYVHPATSSTSAPALRSALVAGIPCIATDVPGPRALLADNRGLLVPPADPSRMAAAILELLDQPLLARSLADHAQSWAIPRFNPDHEADALASLYHSVPADRRPR, from the coding sequence ATGGCCGAGGCACCGCCGACGGTCGCCCTTCTGGCCGGCCACATCTCCCAGCGCGGAGAGGTTCGCCGGCTGGCTCAGCTCGTCGATCGCCTGGCTCACCGAAGCGTTGCTGCGCTGGTGATCTGTGCCGGCGGCGCGGCCGATCTTCGAGAGCTCAACGTCCCGGTTCTCGAAGATCCGTGGCTCAATCGCCCCTGGCTTTCCCGCATCGCTGTCCGACGCCTCCTGGTCGACGAATCCGAAACCCGGATCTCCCTCGTCCACGCCCTCCACGATGAGGTCGCCGAGGCCGCCGCCCGGCTCTCGGCCGCTCGCGCCGTCCCCCTCATCCGGACGATCGAGGATGACCCGCCAGCCGACACTTCCCTTCGGCTCCACGTTCCTCAACTGACCACCGTGGTCGTTCCCGACGACGGCTTGCGTCAGCGGCTGGTCGATCGTTCCTTCCTTTCCGAATCGTTTTTCCAGGTCATTCCTCCCGGAATCGACCCCGCGATCGGTGCAAGGACCGAGAACGACCCGCTGGCCTCCAGCCGGCTACCGGTCATCGGCGCGATCGGTCGCTTCGGCCCGTCCTCGGGGTTCGAGACCTTTCTTGACGCCATCTTCCGCATCGTCGAAGCCGGCCGCGACATCGAGTTCCTCATCGGTGGCCTCGGTCCCGGAGAGCCCCGCCTCCGCCGCCGAGCCCATCGGCTCGAACTGACCGATCGTCTCACCTTCGCCCCCCCCGCCGCGCTCGAATCCGCCTTCTGGCGGGTCATGACCCTCTACGTCCACCCGGCAACCTCCTCCACCAGCGCACCGGCCCTGCGATCCGCCCTCGTCGCCGGGATCCCCTGCATCGCCACCGACGTTCCCGGCCCCCGGGCGCTCCTGGCCGATAACCGCGGCCTGCTCGTCCCCCCGGCCGACCCCTCCCGCATGGCCGCCGCCATCCTCGAACTCCTCGATCAACCCCTCCTCGCCCGATCCCTCGCTGATCACGCCCAATCCTGGGCCATCCCTCGCTTCAACCCCGACCACGAGGCCGACGCCCTCGCCTCCCTCTACCACTCCGTCCCTGCTGATCGACGCCCCCGATGA
- a CDS encoding AAA family ATPase translates to MSAPTTDELSAPELESLLALLDRLIENVGSVVLGKPEVIRLVAVALLAEGHVLIEDVPGVGKTLLARALAASIDCSFRRVQFTPDLLPSDILGSSVYNSGTGEFVFKPGPLFANVILADEINRTTPRTQSALLEAMGDRQVSVEGNSYPLEPPFLVLATQNPFEFEGTYVLPESQLDRFMMRVRMGYPLPSEERNILTTHRMGEPVESLQPVLSRDEVLKLQQATRSVKVDDSIADYLLEIVHATRDSEDLNVGVSTRGALTLYRAAQGFALVSGRSYVVPDDIKTMSLPVLAHRVVGKSFLQAGEFNASEAIIRDLVDRIRVPS, encoded by the coding sequence ATGAGTGCTCCGACCACCGACGAGTTGTCCGCGCCGGAACTGGAATCGCTGCTCGCGTTGCTCGATCGCCTGATCGAGAACGTCGGCTCGGTTGTGCTGGGCAAGCCGGAGGTGATCCGGCTGGTGGCCGTGGCACTGCTGGCCGAAGGGCACGTTTTGATTGAGGATGTGCCGGGTGTGGGCAAGACGCTGCTGGCCCGAGCCCTGGCGGCCAGTATTGATTGCAGTTTCCGACGGGTTCAGTTCACGCCCGACCTGCTGCCGTCGGACATCCTGGGATCGAGCGTGTACAACTCGGGGACGGGGGAATTCGTCTTCAAGCCGGGCCCGTTGTTCGCCAACGTGATTCTGGCCGACGAGATCAACCGGACGACTCCGCGAACGCAAAGCGCCCTGCTCGAAGCGATGGGGGACCGCCAGGTTTCGGTCGAGGGGAACTCGTATCCGCTGGAACCGCCGTTTCTGGTGCTGGCCACGCAAAACCCGTTCGAGTTCGAAGGGACCTACGTGTTACCCGAGAGCCAGCTCGACCGCTTCATGATGCGGGTCCGCATGGGCTATCCGTTGCCGAGCGAGGAGCGGAATATCCTGACGACCCACCGCATGGGAGAGCCGGTCGAATCGCTGCAGCCGGTGCTGTCTCGGGATGAGGTCCTGAAGCTGCAACAGGCGACGAGGTCGGTCAAGGTGGACGACTCCATCGCCGACTACCTGCTGGAGATCGTCCACGCAACCCGAGACAGCGAAGACCTGAACGTGGGGGTCAGCACCCGAGGGGCGTTGACGCTCTACCGGGCGGCGCAGGGGTTTGCCCTGGTTTCCGGCCGATCGTACGTGGTGCCCGACGATATCAAGACCATGAGCTTGCCGGTGCTCGCGCACCGGGTCGTTGGCAAATCGTTCTTGCAGGCCGGTGAGTTCAATGCCTCGGAAGCGATCATCCGCGATCTGGTGGATCGGATCCGGGTTCCGTCCTGA
- a CDS encoding DUF58 domain-containing protein, translating into MARSPIGKIARAATAALRPSQTLRWTIEGVGYIAVWLILLGTGLYQQINLVLLIAGLAAGPIVGSIFVSASVLRGLLVIRRGPPYVFADDPLVIDYTLENPHRWREALAMSAVDLLTPDEPGTPSARELYPKVFFSRVPGKDRLRVSWRGQAPARGRYRFGTIELVTRLPFGLLERRVTIEQPGSLIVYPTVGTLTRRWRRIFREATETRRGRRHDRSSQQQEYHGLRDYRPGDSPRWIHWRTSARLGQPMVKEFEQQSDQDLAVLLDPWLPRTKATAEQREAVERAIRFCATVCLETCRSQGRRLLLGWTGPTPAIRHGPASIRLLHELLEALALLRPTPEGHVGGLLDVMPPAMLRDAMILIVSTRATNLAEEYERSTRLNESTGLRLTGRTLVLDASRGDLDHYIRFDGGRGVGLDVGPLSDRASEREEEAEVEAEPLAESRFAGNGDVPADRDGTISEPSHDGGGRS; encoded by the coding sequence ATGGCCCGAAGCCCGATCGGTAAGATCGCTCGCGCTGCGACCGCCGCGCTGCGGCCGAGTCAGACATTGCGCTGGACGATCGAGGGGGTGGGATACATCGCGGTCTGGCTGATCTTGCTCGGCACGGGGCTGTATCAGCAGATCAACCTGGTGCTGTTGATCGCCGGGCTGGCGGCCGGTCCGATCGTGGGATCGATCTTCGTGAGCGCCTCGGTGCTTCGAGGGCTGCTGGTGATCCGGCGAGGGCCGCCGTACGTCTTCGCCGACGATCCGCTGGTGATCGACTACACACTCGAAAATCCGCACCGATGGCGGGAAGCGCTGGCGATGTCGGCGGTTGATCTGTTGACTCCCGACGAGCCGGGGACCCCTTCGGCCCGAGAGCTTTACCCGAAGGTCTTCTTTTCGAGGGTGCCGGGGAAAGATCGGCTGCGGGTCTCCTGGAGAGGACAGGCCCCGGCGAGGGGTCGGTATCGGTTCGGGACGATCGAGCTGGTGACGCGATTGCCGTTCGGCCTGCTGGAGCGTCGGGTGACGATCGAACAACCGGGCTCGTTGATCGTCTATCCGACCGTGGGGACGTTGACGCGACGCTGGCGGCGGATATTCCGAGAGGCGACCGAGACAAGACGGGGACGCCGACACGATCGGTCGTCGCAGCAGCAGGAATATCACGGCCTGCGCGACTATCGGCCGGGAGATAGCCCGAGGTGGATCCACTGGCGGACCAGCGCCCGGCTTGGCCAGCCGATGGTCAAGGAGTTTGAACAGCAGAGCGATCAGGATCTCGCCGTTCTGCTCGATCCGTGGCTTCCCCGGACCAAGGCGACGGCCGAGCAGCGCGAGGCGGTCGAGCGGGCGATTCGCTTCTGCGCGACGGTCTGCCTGGAGACGTGCCGATCGCAAGGCAGACGGCTCTTGCTCGGCTGGACCGGGCCGACCCCAGCGATCCGGCACGGCCCGGCGTCGATCCGATTGTTGCACGAACTGCTCGAAGCCCTGGCCCTGCTGCGGCCCACCCCGGAAGGGCACGTGGGAGGCTTGCTCGACGTGATGCCGCCGGCCATGCTGCGCGACGCGATGATTTTGATCGTCTCGACCCGGGCCACCAACCTCGCCGAGGAATACGAACGATCGACCCGTCTGAACGAATCGACCGGCCTGAGGCTGACAGGGCGGACGTTGGTGCTGGATGCCTCTCGGGGCGATCTGGACCACTACATCCGATTCGACGGCGGTCGCGGGGTTGGCCTCGACGTCGGCCCGTTGAGCGATCGCGCCAGTGAGCGGGAGGAGGAGGCCGAGGTCGAAGCCGAACCACTCGCCGAGTCGAGATTCGCAGGCAATGGAGACGTGCCCGCCGATCGTGATGGGACCATTTCCGAACCGTCGCACGACGGGGGAGGGCGCTCGTGA